The Quercus lobata isolate SW786 chromosome 9, ValleyOak3.0 Primary Assembly, whole genome shotgun sequence region gttcttaaaaagaaaacgaaGACCTGCCCTTTGGACTTTAAAAAGAGTTATTGTAgcaaaaactaaagtaaatagAAAAACTGAGGAGTATAGCTAAAATTCACTAAGGTAAACTAGAAATAAAGGGGTGCTGCTCTTCATGCCATCCTTTTTACTGGTAGTACTTCCGTAGGTGCTTGGTGTTCCACAGGCGGTGTAGCTTCTGTCCATTCAGCGTCTCCAGTTCTTGCCATCTTCTGCCCTCTGTCCTGTCGTGTATCCTCTtgcctttctctcttctctcgaGCCAAAAGCGCGTCctcagcattcatgtacttggttgCCCTATAAAGCACGTCCGACATAGTCTTCGGGTCATTCTTATATAGTGAAAATAGGAACTTACCCTTCCGAAGCCCATTTGTGAAAGCGGCTACAAGTATCTTGTCGTTAGCTTCATCAATTGAAAGCGCCTCTTTGTTAAAGCGTGTTATGTAAGACCTTAGCGTCTCATCTTCCCGCTGCTTGATGCTTATCAAGCATGCTGTAGACTTCTTATACCTgtgtcctccgatgaagtgcgAAGCAAACTGggcgcttagctccttgaaagtACTGATGGAGTTAGGCGTCAGCCTGCTAAACCATATCCTTGCGGGACCCTTCAGCGTGGTGGGGAAAGCTCTGCATATGATCTCATCGGGTAccccctgaaggtgcatcaaggtcttgaAGGACTCCAAATGATCTAGAGGGTCTTTGTTTCCGTCGTAGTTTTCCACTTGCGGCATACGGAACTTTGGTGgaagggggaaggagttgacggacGCGGTGAACGGCGAGTCGGTTCGGTGGACCAGATCATCAAGGTCGCTGGACACCCGTCCTTTGAGGGCGTTCATCATGAcatccatctgttccttcatcgcctgcatctccgcgacaATGTGGGGTTGAGCCATATCAGTGACGGATGGACAGCTCATATCTTGTCGCTTGGGTCTGCTTGGGGCATTACTACCTTCCGGCCCCTCTTGGTCTCTTCGCTCGGCACTGGTACCTTCTTGATTTTCCCCTTGGGTACCCATAGCGGCGTTCTTTTGCCGTAGCTGTTCTTCAAGGTCCTGATTCTGTTTGGTGAGACGTTCCACTGTTGTCATGAGGGTTTGGACCTGCCTCTCCAAGGTAGTGGGTCGCAGCTCGTCTCCCTGAACGTTGTTGGTAGTTGCCATCGAGTGAGTAAGTatcatgcaactctttgtccgGGAAGCAATAGGCTAAAGTATGCTtcgttcccacagacggcgccaactgatgatgccgaaaaatcgtcagtgagctACACAACACTCACGTGCTCGAAACAATgcctgcacaacacaaaaagagaagacctcgcagagagcaccggtgtggtgccggccaaataccctccgaaggtcaagttagaacttctcacaactctaaagtgttagagagggtaaattCTGCGTACCTTAGCTAGTGAGGATATTGGggctttttatagtagtagaggattgacctctttttcttgctgtagaagtcttttccttataggagtctttatGAGCGTATTTTGcggaatcctttccttgtaggagtttAACACTGAGCGtgatgtgcaaggtatttccTTATATACCCATGCGTGGAAGCCAAGTCAAGGTTATGTCGGGACCGTCAGCTTTGTGCATCCCCTTCAGCTTATTcccttcagcttactgccttcagcttactctcttcagcttatggtcttcagcttactgccttcagcttactatcttcagcttactctctttagcctactctcttcagcttactgccttcagtttactgccttcagcttactgccttcagcttactgccttcagcttactctcttcagcttacggtcttcagcttactgccttcagcttactatcttcagcttactctcttcagcctactctcttcagcttactgccttcagcttactgccttcagcttcgCCTGctccctcgtcgaggtcgtcagcctcgttagggtcgtcagcttcgcctactcccttgccagggtcgtcagcctcgttaAGGTCGTCAGCTTTGCCTACTCCCTCATCGgggtcgtcagcctcgttagGGTCGTCAGTTTCGTCTACTCCCTtgttagggtcgtcagcttcgtcaAGGTCGTCAGCTTCACCTACCCCCTCGTTGGGGtagtcagcttcgcctactccctcgtcgaggtcgtcagcatcgtcagggtcgtcagcttcgcctaccccctcgtcggggtcgtcagcttcgtcagggtcgtcagcttcgcctaccccctcgtcgggtcgtcagcttcgcctactccctcgtcgaggtcgtcagcctcgtcagggtcgtcagcttcgcctaccccTTCGTCGGGGTCGTCATTTTCGCCTATtccctcgtcgaggtcgtcagcctcgttagggtcgtcagcttcgcctactccctcgtcggggtcgtcagcttcgcctactccctcgtcgAGGTTGTCAGcctcgtcagcttcgcctaccccctcgttggggtcgtcagcttcgccaactccctcgtcgaggtcgtcagcctcgttagggtcgtcagcttcgcctactcccttcAGCTTAGTAGTGTCAGCTTTCCATTTATGACAAGTGAGGCCAACGGGTCTATTTTGAACGTCGCTTCATGATACTATATTCATGAATATTCACATTCACAATTTTACCCTTATCATTACAAACTCTCATAAAACAAACGGGATATTAGTTTGCATTAAACAGTAAGTACAAAACTCATAAACGTTTTATATTAAAGCATAAAATTGCTTGACAACAATATATATCTTCACATTCAAAATGGATGGATTTAAAACCATACAATACAATAAGCTAATTTTGAGAACACCACAAATGTGTAAATCAACTCACCCATGTTtattattctcaaaataaatcTCACCCATGTTTAAAAGAAGAACACCTAGAATGAAGACCAAAAAGATGTGAACAATTCTAGCCATGTTTTATTCACTAGTgccaaagacttttttttttttccataatttcaAATGCAAATGGCAAAGACTATTAACAATGTATATAGCATAAGTTGTTGTATATATTGCGTTTATTCTTAGATCATTCTAGCGGTAAAAAGAACTACAAGTAACATTGAAGTAAGCCATTACAAGAGTACTCCTATTTGGTATTAATGTcaaaaaataatctaattttatgtagttttaacaaaattaaaacaaaaccgGCCTTAAATTATAAGGTTAAATTAGCAAAACAACATGAGCAACTTGAGCCATATTATTTTCACTAATGCCAAAGATTATCAATGATATTTATAGCATAAATagtttaagttttaattttaaatgatactAGTGGCAGAAATATGAGTAACACCAAAGTAAGCTATTAACGTTGcctttatattataattttttttataattaaaaaagagaaagtggAATTTATGATTAAGAAACAGTCAAGTAAACTAACCTTCTAGTGAATAGACATTAGGTATAACCCTAGgacccttttttttgggggggggggggggggggtgtgggtgTGAAAAAGAGCCATATCTTTCATGTAAAACATGAAGATGCATGGACTAAGAGTAAGATATTCAAATCGTGCTGGTATGACAAGAGACTCTTATACAGTAATTTTTTGAACCTCTTTAACAATCACATAATATGTTCAGCGGTTGACAAAAaggattaaagaaaaaaaaaatgtgctaaAACCTCTTTTCCTATTATATTaaagttaatgaaaaaaaaaaaaaaaaaacccagtttGGTAACAATATTGACAATAACATGCTTATATAGTTATATAGTTTCCTTGAAAAATGAGACCTTTAAATTTGTCAAACATTTGTGGATGAAATTCTAATTAATGTACCTTGCAAACATGTTTATTTATCTATAGAACATGTAtgtattacaaaagaaaaaacaaaattaggtTCACATGACACATTTTAGCTAGAAGTCCCAATGTTTGTATTCAACATTTGAAAAGGCAGAAGCATTTCCGATGAATGAGCCCCCAACATCATCCAGCTTCTGCGTGCTCACGATGAACACATGCGATGAAACAATTTGCAGTGCTCCTACAAGCGCCATGCCATGTTCTGCTTTGCTTTGTACTAACTTTTTTATCAAGTCCAATCGCCAATGCTACCTCTGTATGTTGCAaaatctcataaaataaaagggaTATTCGTATACATTgaacaataacttttttttaggaaacaTTGAACAGTAACTATAATATAGATTAGTTACAAAATGTATAAATTAGCAAAAGCCCAACAATTAATATATCTTCACATTAACAAAGGATGGATTAAAAATCATACAATACAATAAGTTAATTGTGAGAACACCACGAATGTGTAAATCAACTCACCCATGTTTATAAGAAGAACTAAGAGAATGAAGACCAAAAAGAGATGAACAATTCTAGCCATGTTTTTTTCACTAATGCCAACAAAAGACTGTTAATGATATTTATTGCATAAATTAATCCACAATatcttcacaacaaattctaaatggtaagttgttattggttctaatatGAGACCGTTACTGACAACACATTTTTATCCACTAATAACAATTTGacacctatgatttattgtgaaaataatttggaagtagcattactcttgttcgctacttttatttttaaatttccctattaaaaaaaatactcttaTTCTTAAATCATTAtagtggtaaaaaaaaactacaacaTTAAAGCTATTAAAGTGGGctttatgatttttctcaacaaaaaaataaagtggcCTTTATGATTATAAAAATTGGTCAACTCTATCTTTAGAATGTAATGAAGAGGCTAGAGActattaattagatttatagCATAAATGGTTGTGCTTATTCTTAAATCATTCTAGCAGAAGAAAGAACTACAATTAACATTTAAAGTCAACTATTAAAGTgacctttataattttttttattttttaaaaaggacgaagtttagttacaaaattgattgtaaccgtaggctacaaccttactcaataaaaataaacattactacatattttgaaaatctaactattaaatTGCACTCTCTTcatactcttaatacacatgtcaaattttgtatcaattggatattatatactatatgatctataagcttatattttatacataattttaaactacaaaaattagcaatttaaataatttattgatgacacaGCTGTTggtctttaattttctaaaaattttgcaaatatagaggatataagaaaaagatgtaatccaatggtgggattcttaaaattcaactccaataaaaagatattgagtaaaattgtaACCTTAagattacaaccaattttgtaactaaaatttGTCCTTTAAAAATAGCCTTATGATCACCAATGCACACCCTTGGtacgatggtcactccacaagtataagtgcttgtagagtgtggggggtaagggccgggactcaagtctccaggagggagcttcacacacatattcaCTTAGATTAAGgtaaagtagaattctatcttgtattaaaaaaaaaatagccttATGATTATAAGAAAACGGTAAAGTTGGTtaaacttgtatatttttaaggTATAACATATCTATATCACTATTACTAGAGTAGCCCTCTTTCTAAGAATAAGATATTAAAATCTTGCTGGTATGACAAGGGACTCTTATACAGTGATTTGTTGAACATTTGAAGTGGACAAAAAAGCACTAATCTTATTGAGATTGGATTTCTTGACTTTTCTTCAAATTGTAATGAAAGAGgccaaagagaaataattttaaCATTGTGGTATGCATCAACGGAACTAGAATTTTAAGAGTGAGGAGGTTAAAGTAATAACAAACATAAAATTAGGGGGCAtccatatatttttgaaaatgttaactaaatttaagggtaatttttaaattattgaaaattttggggaCATAATTCGATTtttaatatgtgtgtgtgtgttacaaCTAATCCTAGAGTAGTCCCTTTCGTATCGTTTTTTAATGTCTAAATTGCTCTCATTTTATATGgttataacaaaattaaaacaaaatgtagAGCTAGCCTCCCTATGAGAAAAGCTTGGCCCCTCCTCTAATACGTTAGCCATAGAAATTCCCCACCCCAAATCCTTACTTTTCATCTTTTGACTTTTCCTTCCCTCCTCTAAAAAATGTCAGCCAtatcctacatttttttttctttgagtgaGACCATATCCCATTGCTATTCAAGGACCTATGTTGTACTGGTGTGTGAATTATTATTAGAGAGTAGGGAGACTGAGGGTACAGTATTAGACTATTAGTAGgaatgaaattgattttgaatttagttgagatgaatgaaattgattttgaatttattttttactatagtAGTCTAATTTGGCTAAATTTAAATgctatttattttatggttgcTTATAGtgattttgttatatttaatttctatgaaCATTATTTCTTGTAAATGTAGTCTAATTTTGGTTAgatttaatgtttttttctcaaactaATGCAAGAAGacgtgtatgtatgtatgtatgtcatactttgtatttttcttgaattgcaAATCAAAATGATAATATTACCATGGCCCCCCAGCCAAAAAATTTTGAGTGCGCCTTTGACACCAAGAATCATAAAGCTACCTTAGCTACGTATGAACAAGTATTTTTAGTGACAAGCTCACTTCTCATTAATCAAGAGAAAAATTCCTTGCACATAATTAATTTAGGGAGCCATTGAAAGAGTTTTAAATTGGTAGTAGTGACTTCACTTGATGATGGATGGAGACTTGAAATTGTTGAGCATTACTAACAAGCCTTGATGTGTGCAAGCTTGAGTTTTACCACTTGATCTTCAGGTTTTCcttcaaaattcattttaaaaaatcacaacagCCAAtgtctttttaaattttgaatttt contains the following coding sequences:
- the LOC115961861 gene encoding uncharacterized protein LOC115961861, which codes for MATTNNVQGDELRPTTLERQVQTLMTTVERLTKQNQDLEEQLRQKNAAMGTQGENQEGTSAERRDQEGPEGSNAPSRPKRQDMSCPSVTDMAQPHIVAEMQAMKEQMDVMMNALKGRVSSDLDDLVHRTDSPFTASVNSFPLPPKFRMPQVENYDGNKDPLDHLESFKTLMHLQGVPDEIICRAFPTTLKGPARIWFSRLTPNSISTFKELSAQFASHFIGGHRYKKSTACLISIKQREDETLRSYITRFNKEALSIDEANDKILVAAFTNGLRKGKFLFSLYKNDPKTMSDVLYRATKYMNAEDALLAREKRERQEDTRQDRGQKMARTGDAEWTEATPPVEHQAPTEVLPVKRMA